A window of Streptomyces sp. SAI-127 contains these coding sequences:
- a CDS encoding carboxylesterase family protein: MTATAPKAPTAPGVRSWWGIPYATAERYRRPVVADFDPERPYDRKGVVSVQPDSGDWLEADSGMGEDCLNLNVWAPEQPADKTLPVTVYIHGGGFEFGANTQITSNAAGLAASGRVVSVSVNYRLGALGALSLSQYGGRLAEASNLFLQDIIAALTWVKRNIAHFGGDPDNVTVYGHSAGAYSTFGLLGAASADGLYRRLAGFSGGPARSIPAWWAEELAHLFVTELGVADNPEKLLDLDAVSLRDALRKVAPTDLGVRGGVDNKATGVVLDIGQPGAVVHAHPMDVLASGAHRDVDVLLSMASDDMGWWVANDLERFDPHTLDGVVDEVAGWRISRSRAQKIVDVYDQGGRTPVEVRAAVMADYLFALPAARGALAHAAAGGNAQLLMIGPAEGAPAVHGSEMYALVGQEQPGRSAEQAERDTRIRDIVLDFATGEQSRLWPAVTDEPTSGSVGNPPFEATAHYQQALGLWEGIDRP; the protein is encoded by the coding sequence ATGACCGCGACCGCGCCCAAGGCTCCGACTGCACCAGGGGTGCGGTCCTGGTGGGGGATCCCGTACGCCACCGCCGAGCGGTACCGTCGCCCCGTGGTCGCGGATTTCGATCCGGAACGCCCCTATGACCGCAAGGGCGTTGTCTCTGTCCAGCCCGACAGCGGCGATTGGCTCGAAGCGGACAGCGGGATGGGCGAGGACTGCCTGAACCTGAACGTGTGGGCTCCCGAGCAGCCGGCCGACAAGACGCTCCCGGTGACCGTGTACATCCACGGCGGCGGATTCGAGTTCGGCGCGAACACCCAGATCACCTCGAACGCCGCCGGTCTCGCCGCGTCCGGGCGCGTGGTGAGCGTGTCCGTCAACTACCGGCTCGGCGCCCTGGGCGCGCTCTCGCTCTCCCAGTACGGCGGGCGGCTCGCCGAGGCCAGCAACCTCTTCCTGCAGGACATCATCGCCGCGCTGACCTGGGTCAAGCGGAACATCGCCCACTTCGGCGGCGACCCCGACAACGTCACCGTCTACGGCCATAGCGCTGGCGCCTACTCCACCTTCGGGCTGCTCGGAGCTGCCTCCGCCGACGGCCTGTACCGGCGCCTGGCCGGGTTCTCCGGCGGGCCCGCCCGCAGCATCCCGGCCTGGTGGGCCGAGGAGCTCGCGCACCTGTTCGTCACCGAACTCGGCGTGGCGGACAACCCGGAGAAGCTGCTCGACCTCGACGCGGTCTCCCTGAGGGACGCCCTGCGCAAGGTCGCCCCGACGGACCTCGGAGTCCGCGGCGGGGTGGACAACAAGGCCACCGGCGTCGTCCTGGACATCGGGCAGCCCGGCGCGGTGGTGCACGCCCATCCCATGGACGTCCTGGCCTCGGGCGCGCACCGCGATGTCGACGTGCTGCTGAGCATGGCGAGTGACGACATGGGGTGGTGGGTGGCGAACGACCTCGAACGGTTCGACCCGCACACCCTCGACGGCGTCGTCGACGAGGTCGCGGGGTGGCGTATTTCCCGCTCCCGTGCGCAGAAGATCGTCGACGTCTACGACCAGGGCGGCCGTACCCCGGTCGAGGTCCGCGCCGCGGTCATGGCGGACTACCTCTTCGCGCTCCCGGCCGCCCGCGGCGCCCTGGCGCACGCCGCCGCGGGCGGCAACGCCCAACTCCTGATGATCGGGCCCGCCGAGGGCGCGCCCGCCGTGCACGGCAGCGAGATGTACGCCCTCGTCGGGCAGGAACAGCCGGGCCGCAGCGCCGAACAGGCCGAGCGTGACACACGGATCCGCGACATCGTGCTCGACTTCGCCACCGGCGAGCAGTCCCGTCTGTGGCCCGCCGTCACGGACGAACCCACCTCGGGAAGCGTCGGCAACCCGCCCTTCGAGGCCACCGCCCACTACCAGCAGGCCCTCGGCCTGTGGGAGGGCATCGACCGCCCCTGA
- a CDS encoding MmcQ/YjbR family DNA-binding protein — translation MSAAGDRLQDTARQAALALPDVSHGYPFTPGLDVYKVAGKVFLIVTDDPDEQIITVKCEPEHARAHVRDYASITPGRYLDKRHWISLGPGPGITERLVTDTVENSYDLVAERLPRRDRPGAR, via the coding sequence ATGAGCGCGGCCGGTGACCGGCTCCAGGACACCGCCCGCCAGGCGGCCCTGGCCCTCCCCGACGTCAGCCACGGATACCCCTTCACCCCGGGACTCGACGTGTACAAGGTCGCGGGCAAGGTCTTCCTGATCGTCACCGACGATCCGGACGAGCAGATCATCACGGTCAAGTGCGAACCCGAACACGCCCGCGCGCACGTACGCGACTACGCCTCGATCACACCGGGCCGCTACCTCGACAAACGCCACTGGATCTCGCTCGGGCCAGGACCCGGCATCACCGAGCGACTGGTCACCGACACGGTCGAAAATTCCTACGACCTGGTCGCCGAGCGGCTGCCGCGACGCGACCGCCCCGGTGCCCGATGA
- a CDS encoding AraC family transcriptional regulator — protein MMVDKRHPSPSGRAEPAAVPLYGFQPPVGTPYGLEVNTIEDFFAQHADWPWSPPRPVRATFHYLIAVTEGELLHDVDHVTRTVAPGQWLWVRPGHTLCFHPPGSARGPFVLFEPDVLRPDIARLLAPLTAHDAPAVLSPQADDAAWLQQTALQLLDEHRALGRRPLDIHHALRRSLLESLLLRLTNSPGITPIATATADTGRIDRYVRFLDALELHFRELHQAADYAELLDCSVRTLSRAARDATGKGVRELIDERRLLEARRLLGGARWDARTVAAHLGFTDPANFGRFFRDRTGLTPAAFATREARTDA, from the coding sequence ATGATGGTCGACAAGCGACACCCCAGCCCAAGCGGACGGGCTGAACCGGCCGCGGTTCCGCTGTACGGTTTCCAGCCCCCGGTCGGTACTCCGTACGGCCTCGAGGTGAACACCATCGAGGACTTCTTCGCCCAGCACGCCGACTGGCCATGGAGCCCGCCCCGTCCGGTCCGCGCCACCTTCCACTACCTCATCGCGGTCACCGAGGGCGAGCTGCTGCACGACGTCGACCACGTCACGCGGACCGTCGCCCCCGGCCAGTGGCTCTGGGTGCGTCCCGGACACACGCTGTGCTTTCATCCGCCCGGCTCCGCCCGCGGCCCGTTCGTCCTGTTCGAACCAGATGTACTGCGGCCCGACATCGCCCGTCTGCTGGCCCCGCTCACCGCGCACGACGCCCCGGCCGTGCTGAGCCCGCAAGCCGATGACGCCGCCTGGCTCCAGCAGACGGCGCTCCAGCTCCTGGACGAACACCGCGCACTCGGGCGCCGCCCCCTCGACATCCACCACGCCCTGCGCCGCAGCCTGCTCGAATCGCTGCTGCTGCGCCTGACCAACTCCCCGGGCATCACCCCCATCGCCACAGCCACGGCCGACACGGGCCGCATCGACCGGTACGTGCGCTTCCTGGACGCCCTGGAACTGCACTTCCGGGAGCTGCACCAAGCCGCGGACTACGCCGAGCTGCTCGACTGCTCGGTCCGCACCCTCAGCCGCGCCGCCCGGGACGCCACCGGCAAGGGGGTACGTGAACTCATCGACGAACGCCGCCTCCTCGAAGCCCGGCGCCTGCTGGGAGGTGCCCGATGGGACGCCCGGACGGTGGCCGCCCACCTCGGCTTCACCGACCCCGCGAACTTCGGCCGCTTCTTCCGCGACCGCACCGGTCTCACCCCGGCCGCCTTCGCCACCCGCGAGGCGAGGACCGACGCGTGA
- a CDS encoding MmcQ/YjbR family DNA-binding protein, giving the protein MNGTALHKTAAACAEELPGARLEHPFGDDWEVFKVRGRVFMLMTEVPGRPVVILKADPGEAEALREQYSHITPGYHMNKKHWITLESGEGVDKELIRELVTDSYRLVVAHLPKAERPVDPHTYGAGARAAR; this is encoded by the coding sequence ATGAACGGAACGGCCCTGCACAAGACCGCCGCCGCCTGCGCCGAGGAGCTTCCCGGAGCTCGGCTGGAGCATCCCTTCGGTGACGACTGGGAGGTCTTCAAGGTACGCGGCAGGGTGTTCATGCTGATGACCGAAGTCCCGGGGCGTCCCGTCGTGATCCTCAAGGCGGACCCCGGCGAGGCCGAGGCCCTGCGGGAGCAGTACAGCCACATCACCCCCGGCTACCACATGAACAAGAAGCACTGGATCACCCTGGAGAGCGGAGAAGGCGTCGACAAGGAGCTCATCAGGGAACTCGTCACCGACTCCTACCGGCTCGTCGTCGCCCACCTGCCCAAGGCTGAGCGGCCCGTCGACCCGCACACCTACGGCGCCGGCGCACGGGCGGCCCGATGA
- a CDS encoding nuclear transport factor 2 family protein, producing the protein MHKEREDAVGVNKEEVSKTLIELEKSYNERFSVGDPGGYLDGFADEVSYFDPILENIVVGKEKTVAWLSSIYSNPHIVRSEYLNPTVHVGDSGDFAVLAYNLKTYVLDEDGNEKQRRAWNATHGYRLIDGQWLIVHSNWAFSQTVTERTAS; encoded by the coding sequence ATGCACAAAGAAAGGGAGGACGCCGTGGGCGTCAACAAGGAAGAAGTCAGCAAGACCCTCATCGAGCTGGAGAAGTCGTACAACGAACGCTTCAGCGTCGGCGACCCGGGCGGCTACCTGGACGGCTTCGCGGACGAGGTGAGCTACTTCGACCCGATCCTCGAGAACATCGTCGTCGGCAAGGAGAAGACCGTCGCGTGGCTGTCGTCCATCTACTCCAACCCGCACATCGTGCGCAGCGAGTACCTCAACCCGACGGTCCACGTCGGCGACAGCGGCGACTTCGCCGTCCTGGCTTACAACCTGAAGACCTACGTGCTCGACGAGGACGGCAACGAGAAGCAGCGGCGCGCCTGGAACGCCACGCACGGCTACCGGCTCATCGACGGCCAGTGGCTCATTGTGCACTCCAACTGGGCGTTCTCCCAGACCGTGACCGAAAGGACCGCCTCCTGA
- a CDS encoding VOC family protein codes for MTERQDPMITDTATDAYSSFTVTDLESTRTFYRDVLGLQVEDRDAMLTIRLPGGASTVAYASRNHQPARFTILNIVVPDLPSTVADLTRRGVDFEHYEGVQIDSDGIYRANGPWFAWFTDPSGNVLAVCERDLRTAGARRTG; via the coding sequence ATGACCGAACGTCAGGATCCCATGATCACCGACACCGCAACCGACGCCTACAGCTCCTTCACCGTGACCGACCTGGAATCGACCCGCACCTTCTACCGCGACGTACTCGGGCTGCAAGTCGAAGACCGGGACGCCATGCTCACCATCCGCCTCCCCGGCGGTGCGAGCACCGTCGCGTACGCCTCCCGCAACCATCAACCAGCACGATTCACCATCCTCAACATCGTCGTCCCTGACCTCCCCAGTACTGTCGCGGACCTCACCCGACGCGGCGTGGATTTCGAGCACTATGAGGGAGTGCAGATCGACTCAGACGGGATCTACCGCGCCAACGGCCCCTGGTTCGCCTGGTTCACCGACCCCTCCGGCAACGTTCTTGCCGTCTGCGAACGCGACCTCCGCACGGCCGGCGCGAGGCGTACCGGCTGA